In one Terriglobales bacterium genomic region, the following are encoded:
- a CDS encoding YtxH domain-containing protein translates to MNDYQKYAEYRAAQCSRAEHAKTAIVFLMIGAGLGTLLAMLLAPRSGPEFRRGVEDRFDEARRGLGAQASRVRRRATDIAG, encoded by the coding sequence ATGAACGACTATCAAAAATACGCTGAATACCGTGCCGCCCAGTGTTCCAGGGCAGAACACGCCAAGACGGCGATTGTCTTTCTGATGATTGGCGCAGGACTTGGAACTCTGCTCGCCATGTTACTGGCTCCGCGTTCTGGACCAGAATTCCGCAGGGGGGTCGAAGATAGGTTCGATGAAGCTCGCCGTGGCTTGGGAGCGCAAGCTTCGCGCGTACGTCGTCGCGCAACCGACATTGCCGGCTAA